A part of Rhinoderma darwinii isolate aRhiDar2 chromosome 1, aRhiDar2.hap1, whole genome shotgun sequence genomic DNA contains:
- the CIMAP1D gene encoding protein CIMAP1D: MGEHTERKIPMIAAKETGPGPGRYNLPPTVGFVGHDYTKYSSPAYSFHGRTSHSAHLSDCSPGPRYYVEPCLTRFGRSAGPAYSMLARGKSAENKEIAPGPGIYRPEKCLIPTYRKPPSYSMGSRTRYRSIDQVPAPNTYSLPPVVGPRVPLKVSAPAFSLSGRTHRGGHSEDLAHTPGPAHYNQTDNNSYLRRGPAYSMLGRHQTSKAESVTPGPGTHSPEKVTNHKGKAPAYSMGIRHSEYITPLIIELPN, translated from the exons ATGGGAGAGCATACAGAAAGAAAAATACCCATGATTGCAGCAAAGGAGACTG GTCCTGGACCTGGACGGTATAACCTGCCCCCTACAGTAGGCTTTGTGGGTCATGACTATACAAAATACTCCAGTCCAGCATATTCTTTTCATGGACGGACAAGTCACTCCG CTCATCTCAGCGATTGCAGTCCAGGACCTCGATATTATGTGGAGCCATGCCTAACACGTTTTGGCCGGAGTGCTGGACCTGCCTACTCCATGTTGGCGCGAGGCAAATCAGCAG AAAATAAGGAGATTGCTCCAGGTCCAGGAATTTACAGACCTGAGAAATGCCTTATTCCAACATATCGGAAGCCGCCATCATACTCCATGGGCTCTAGAACACGGTACCGATCGATAGATCAGGTACCAGCTCCAAACACATATTCCCTGCCACCAGTGGTCGGTCCCCGTGTTCCTTTGAAAGTATCTGCCCCTGCTTTCAGTCTCTCTGGCAGAACACATCGTGGAGGGCATTCTGAAGATTTGGCTCATACACCTGGTCCAGCTCACTATAACCAAACAGATAATAACAGCTACTTGCGAAGAGGTCCAGCTTACTCTATGCTTGGGAGACACCAAACTTCAAAAGCAGAGTCTGTCACCCCAGGCCCTGGTACTCATAGTCCAGAGAAAGTAACAAATCACAAGGGAAAAGCACCTGCATACTCAATGGGTATTCGACACTCTGAATATATTACCCCTCTTATAATAGAATTACCCAACTAA